A single genomic interval of Psychroserpens sp. NJDZ02 harbors:
- the map gene encoding type I methionyl aminopeptidase, giving the protein MIIVKTKEEIELMRAAALVVSKTLGEVAKAIKPGVTTLQLDKIAEEHIRDLGAVPGFLGLYDFPNTLCMSPNSQVVHGIPNNTPLVEGDIISVDCGSILNGYYGDHAYTFAIGDIAPETAKLLQVTKESLYVGIKELKVGNRVGDVGYAIQKYCEDHGYGVVRELVGHGLGTKMHEDPEMPNYGKRGRGKKFIEGMVVAIEPMINLGTQRIKQHRDGWTITTLDDKPSAHFEHDIAIVDGKPELLSTFAYIYEALGIVSNEEDEFRQKTLVL; this is encoded by the coding sequence ATGATTATAGTAAAAACAAAAGAAGAAATAGAATTAATGCGTGCAGCTGCATTAGTTGTTTCTAAAACATTAGGAGAAGTTGCTAAAGCAATAAAACCAGGTGTTACAACCCTACAATTAGATAAAATTGCAGAAGAACACATCAGAGATTTAGGTGCCGTTCCTGGGTTTTTAGGATTATATGATTTTCCTAACACCCTATGTATGAGTCCAAACTCTCAGGTTGTTCATGGTATACCAAACAATACACCACTAGTTGAAGGTGATATCATATCTGTTGACTGTGGTTCTATTTTAAACGGGTATTATGGAGATCACGCTTATACTTTTGCTATCGGTGACATTGCTCCTGAAACAGCAAAACTACTTCAAGTTACTAAGGAATCTCTATACGTTGGTATTAAAGAATTGAAAGTCGGTAATCGCGTTGGAGATGTAGGCTATGCTATTCAAAAATATTGTGAAGACCATGGTTATGGTGTTGTTCGCGAATTAGTAGGTCATGGTTTAGGAACCAAAATGCACGAAGATCCAGAAATGCCGAATTATGGTAAACGTGGACGTGGTAAAAAGTTTATTGAAGGTATGGTTGTGGCTATTGAGCCTATGATAAACCTTGGTACGCAACGTATCAAACAACACAGAGATGGTTGGACAATTACCACTTTAGACGATAAGCCAAGTGCACATTTTGAACACGATATCGCTATTGTAGACGGTAAACCAGAATTACTATCAACTTTTGCTTATATCTATGAAGCTTTAGGCATTGTTAGTAATGAAGAAGATGAGTTTAGACAAAAAACTTTAGTTTTATAA
- a CDS encoding acetyl-CoA hydrolase/transferase family protein — protein sequence MFTSVTAEEAVKVLKSNNRVYIQAAAAAPQSLIQAMTKRHEELRHVEVCHLHTEGEAPYANPELKDSFHVNSFFIGKNVRHTLRAGNGSYTPVFLSELPVLFKRNIIDLDVAFIHVSVPDKHGYCSLGVSVEATLAAIDNATTVIAQVNRYMPRTHGAGIIHVSEIDTFVESHQPLPGHDMVEPTAIENTIGDYVANLIEDRSTLQMGIGSIPNAVLTRLVNHKDLGLHTEMFSDGVIDLILKNVINGNYKAINRGRALSTFLVGSQRLYDYVDDNPFVEMRASNYTNDVSIIKQNPKMVAINSAIEVDVTGQVCADSIGAHMYSGVGGQMDFIRGASLSEGGKAIIALPSVTRKGISRIVPALKPGAGVVTTRSHVHYVVTEYGVANLFGKTIKERVKALVNIAHPDHRELVDRQYFDMIKY from the coding sequence ATGTTCACATCAGTCACTGCAGAAGAAGCTGTAAAAGTTTTAAAATCTAATAATCGTGTATATATTCAGGCTGCTGCTGCAGCACCTCAATCTTTGATTCAGGCCATGACTAAAAGACACGAAGAATTACGTCATGTAGAAGTGTGTCATTTACATACGGAAGGTGAAGCGCCTTATGCTAATCCCGAATTGAAAGATAGTTTTCATGTTAATTCCTTTTTTATTGGAAAAAATGTGAGACATACTTTAAGAGCAGGGAACGGCTCATACACACCTGTTTTTTTAAGTGAGTTACCAGTGCTTTTTAAGCGTAATATTATTGATTTAGATGTTGCTTTTATACATGTGTCTGTACCAGATAAACATGGGTATTGCTCTTTGGGTGTTTCTGTTGAAGCTACTTTAGCAGCTATTGACAATGCAACTACGGTTATTGCTCAGGTTAATAGATATATGCCAAGAACACACGGTGCAGGTATTATCCATGTGTCAGAGATTGATACGTTTGTAGAAAGTCATCAACCATTACCGGGTCATGATATGGTAGAACCAACAGCTATTGAAAATACTATCGGTGATTATGTGGCTAATTTAATTGAAGACCGAAGCACGTTGCAAATGGGTATTGGCTCTATTCCTAATGCAGTGCTAACGCGATTGGTAAATCATAAAGATTTAGGGCTGCATACTGAGATGTTTTCTGATGGAGTTATTGATTTAATTTTGAAAAATGTAATAAACGGAAACTACAAAGCTATTAATAGAGGACGTGCATTATCTACTTTTTTAGTAGGGTCGCAACGCTTGTATGATTATGTAGATGATAATCCTTTTGTTGAAATGAGAGCATCAAATTATACAAACGATGTGTCCATTATTAAACAAAATCCTAAAATGGTTGCCATTAATAGTGCAATAGAAGTGGATGTTACTGGACAGGTTTGCGCTGATAGTATTGGTGCGCACATGTATTCTGGAGTTGGGGGACAAATGGATTTTATTAGAGGGGCTTCTTTAAGCGAAGGTGGTAAAGCAATTATAGCACTACCATCGGTAACTAGAAAAGGAATCAGCAGAATTGTACCAGCATTAAAACCTGGAGCAGGTGTGGTTACAACGCGATCACACGTGCATTATGTAGTAACAGAATATGGTGTGGCTAATTTATTTGGAAAAACAATTAAAGAGCGGGTTAAAGCATTAGTTAATATTGCACATCCAGATCATAGAGAGCTTGTGGATAGGCAGTACTTTGATATGATAAAATATTAG
- a CDS encoding BT0820 family HAD-type phosphatase, with the protein MKLSKGLIIAVDFDGTIVEDGYPGIGQERLFAFETLKRLQSDGHRLILWTYRHGKKLDEAVAFCQDNGITFYAVNQSFPEEDFKNEVSRKINADLFIDDRNIGGILGWGEIYQMLTNDTPQLPKPKKKSWFKF; encoded by the coding sequence ATGAAGCTTTCTAAAGGACTTATAATTGCAGTAGATTTTGACGGCACCATCGTAGAAGATGGCTATCCTGGCATTGGACAAGAACGTCTTTTTGCTTTCGAAACCTTAAAACGCTTGCAATCTGACGGTCATCGCTTAATTTTATGGACTTACAGACATGGAAAAAAACTAGACGAGGCAGTTGCTTTTTGTCAAGACAATGGAATTACCTTCTATGCGGTAAACCAAAGTTTCCCTGAAGAGGACTTTAAAAATGAAGTTAGTAGAAAAATTAACGCTGATCTTTTTATTGATGATCGCAATATCGGTGGCATTTTAGGTTGGGGAGAAATCTATCAGATGTTAACTAATGACACGCCCCAACTACCAAAACCAAAGAAAAAGAGTTGGTTTAAGTTTTAA
- the gpmI gene encoding 2,3-bisphosphoglycerate-independent phosphoglycerate mutase encodes MNKKVILMILDGWGKSPDPKVSAIDNANTPFIDSLYTKYPNAQLRTDGLHVGLPEGQMGNSEVGHMNLGAGRIVYQDLAKINLAIDKNTLAKEHVLQDAFSYAKANNQNIHFLGLLSDGGVHSHINHLKGLIDATEASGVENAYIHAFTDGRDVDPKSGKGFVQDLETFTKNKNTKLASLTGRYYAMDRDNRWERIKLAYDALVNGTGELSNDLPQSVQNHYDADITDEFIKPIIKSNAEGLPLTTIKEDDVVIFFNFRTDRGRELTDALYQNDHHEQNMHKLNLYYVTMTNYGDAFTGIHVVFDKDNITETLGEVLEKNNKTQIRIAETEKYPHVTFFFSGGQETPFKGESRILKNSPKVATYDLKPEMSAFELTDALIPELEKETTDFVCLNFANGDMVGHTGSMSAAIQACEVVDKCVKQVVTTALAHGYTTLLIADHGNCETMINPDGSPNTAHTTNPVPLILIDKELKEIKDGVLGDMAPTILKLMGIEQPQAMTCHSLV; translated from the coding sequence ATGAACAAAAAAGTAATCTTAATGATTTTAGATGGTTGGGGAAAATCTCCTGACCCGAAGGTCTCTGCAATAGATAATGCTAACACACCTTTTATAGATAGTTTATATACCAAGTATCCAAACGCACAATTACGCACAGATGGTTTACACGTTGGATTACCCGAAGGTCAAATGGGTAATAGTGAAGTTGGACACATGAACTTAGGTGCAGGACGTATTGTCTATCAAGATTTAGCTAAAATCAACCTAGCTATTGATAAAAATACACTTGCAAAAGAACACGTATTACAAGACGCTTTTAGTTATGCTAAAGCGAATAATCAAAATATTCATTTTTTAGGATTATTAAGTGATGGTGGTGTACACTCTCACATTAATCACCTAAAAGGATTAATTGATGCTACGGAAGCTTCTGGTGTAGAAAACGCCTATATTCATGCCTTTACAGATGGTCGTGATGTCGATCCAAAATCGGGAAAAGGATTTGTTCAAGATTTAGAAACATTCACTAAAAATAAAAACACTAAACTAGCTAGTTTAACCGGTCGTTACTATGCAATGGATCGTGATAACCGTTGGGAACGTATTAAATTAGCATATGATGCCTTAGTTAATGGTACAGGCGAATTATCTAATGATTTACCACAAAGTGTGCAAAACCATTATGATGCCGATATTACAGACGAATTTATAAAACCCATTATAAAATCAAATGCAGAAGGGCTTCCATTAACAACCATTAAAGAAGATGATGTGGTTATCTTTTTTAACTTCAGAACAGATCGTGGACGTGAGTTAACCGATGCTTTATATCAAAATGATCATCACGAACAAAACATGCATAAATTAAACTTGTACTATGTAACCATGACTAATTATGGCGATGCTTTTACAGGAATTCATGTCGTGTTTGATAAAGATAATATTACAGAAACCTTAGGTGAGGTTTTAGAAAAAAACAACAAAACACAAATACGTATTGCGGAAACGGAAAAATATCCTCACGTGACCTTTTTCTTTTCTGGTGGACAAGAAACGCCATTTAAAGGAGAAAGTCGCATCTTAAAAAATTCGCCTAAAGTCGCTACTTACGATTTAAAGCCTGAAATGTCTGCATTTGAATTAACAGATGCATTAATCCCAGAATTAGAAAAAGAAACGACGGATTTTGTCTGTTTAAATTTTGCAAATGGTGATATGGTTGGTCATACAGGATCAATGTCTGCAGCTATACAAGCTTGTGAAGTGGTTGACAAATGTGTAAAACAAGTCGTGACTACCGCTTTAGCACATGGTTACACGACACTATTAATCGCCGATCATGGTAATTGCGAAACCATGATTAATCCAGATGGCTCTCCAAATACAGCACATACAACCAATCCAGTGCCTCTTATCTTAATTGACAAGGAGTTAAAAGAGATAAAGGATGGTGTTTTAGGTGATATGGCTCCAACTATTTTAAAATTAATGGGCATAGAACAACCACAAGCAATGACTTGCCATAGTTTGGTATAA
- a CDS encoding M48 family metalloprotease, whose product MMRGNLKGRLLIGLCIAAFFGFKYCSQQEVNPYTGKRQAISMTTDQEIQMGLQSRDQMAAQHGGLYPNEKHQALVDNVGNKLVNSSIAKETPYKYEFHLLADPNTINAFALPGGQIFITYALYAQLENEDQLAGVLGHEIGHVLGKHSAERIANSELWQGLSTAGSVGADAGGFIQQYGMTKLLTNGREDELESDDLGVRFMLRAGYNPEEMIKVMEILKRAAGPNRQPEFQSTHPDPDNRIEEIRKSIKKYSTN is encoded by the coding sequence ATAATGAGAGGAAATTTAAAAGGACGACTACTAATCGGTTTATGTATAGCTGCTTTTTTTGGCTTTAAATACTGCAGTCAGCAAGAAGTAAACCCCTATACAGGTAAAAGACAAGCGATATCCATGACTACGGATCAAGAAATCCAAATGGGTCTACAAAGTCGTGATCAAATGGCTGCTCAACATGGTGGTTTGTATCCAAACGAAAAACACCAAGCACTAGTCGATAATGTGGGTAATAAACTAGTTAATAGCAGCATCGCTAAAGAAACGCCATATAAATATGAATTCCATTTATTAGCAGATCCCAATACCATTAATGCTTTTGCATTACCTGGAGGTCAAATATTTATAACATATGCCTTATACGCTCAATTAGAAAACGAAGATCAATTAGCGGGTGTTTTAGGACACGAAATTGGTCACGTTTTAGGAAAACATAGTGCCGAACGTATCGCCAATTCAGAGCTTTGGCAAGGCTTGTCTACAGCTGGATCTGTTGGTGCAGATGCTGGAGGTTTTATACAACAATACGGCATGACAAAATTATTGACTAATGGTCGTGAGGACGAGTTAGAAAGTGATGATTTAGGCGTTAGATTTATGCTTCGTGCAGGATATAACCCAGAAGAAATGATTAAAGTCATGGAGATTTTAAAACGTGCAGCAGGACCAAACAGACAACCAGAATTTCAAAGTACACATCCTGACCCGGACAACCGTATCGAAGAAATTAGAAAGTCGATTAAAAAATACTCGACCAACTAA
- a CDS encoding M15 family metallopeptidase: MKKQQLIKFLVIACITLATVPQFAFYQSSISNDELIGKGTPKLFGNGYNLRAEANTAFKKMQAAALKDGISIGAVSSYRGFAHQKRIWERKFKSNKAKGLSDMANIKKIIEYSTIPGTSRHHWGTDIDIYQTNVKQPKNVLLPKNFHANGPYCKLKEWTDVNAAKYGFYLVYTDNANRKGFKYEPWHFSYKALSSEYLKAYKTLNISEILKKEALSGSDSFSELFINQYINQNILDINPELL; encoded by the coding sequence ATGAAAAAACAACAGTTAATTAAATTTCTAGTAATAGCTTGTATCACACTTGCTACAGTACCACAGTTTGCATTTTATCAATCGTCTATTTCTAATGACGAATTAATAGGAAAAGGAACTCCAAAACTATTTGGTAATGGATACAACCTTAGAGCGGAAGCAAATACCGCATTCAAAAAAATGCAAGCTGCAGCCTTAAAAGACGGCATTAGTATTGGAGCAGTATCAAGTTACAGAGGTTTTGCTCATCAAAAACGCATTTGGGAACGCAAGTTTAAAAGCAACAAAGCCAAAGGTTTATCTGACATGGCCAACATCAAAAAAATAATAGAATACTCTACAATCCCAGGAACTTCTCGACACCATTGGGGAACAGACATTGACATTTACCAAACTAATGTCAAGCAACCAAAAAATGTTTTGCTACCTAAAAACTTTCACGCTAATGGCCCTTACTGCAAACTTAAAGAATGGACGGACGTTAACGCTGCCAAATATGGTTTCTATTTAGTGTATACTGATAATGCAAATCGTAAAGGATTTAAATACGAACCTTGGCATTTTAGCTACAAAGCATTATCCTCTGAGTATTTAAAAGCCTACAAAACATTAAATATTTCTGAAATATTAAAAAAAGAAGCTTTATCCGGAAGCGATTCTTTTTCGGAACTATTTATAAATCAATACATCAACCAAAATATTTTAGATATTAACCCAGAACTTTTGTAA
- a CDS encoding GNAT family N-acetyltransferase, producing MKYNIILNYRFNTTMAGNLYSKENITFTIKSINGLETIPVRQEVLRKGKPVEACIFPQDNLDSTYHFGLYTKNKLAGVCTFVADQSPLFTAPIQYRLRAMGVLEDYQGLHFGKHLLTHGIDYLKTKNIDHLWFNARITALNFYKNNGFKTIGEVFDIPEVGPHYVMHKSLK from the coding sequence TTGAAATATAATATTATTTTAAATTATAGATTTAACACGACTATGGCTGGTAATTTATATTCAAAAGAAAACATAACCTTTACCATCAAGTCAATCAATGGTTTAGAAACAATACCTGTAAGACAAGAAGTCTTGCGCAAAGGCAAACCAGTTGAAGCCTGTATATTTCCGCAAGATAATCTAGATAGTACTTATCATTTTGGATTGTACACAAAAAACAAATTAGCAGGTGTCTGTACTTTTGTAGCGGATCAATCGCCTTTATTTACAGCCCCAATACAATACAGATTAAGAGCAATGGGGGTTTTAGAAGACTATCAAGGCTTACATTTTGGGAAGCATTTATTAACTCATGGAATAGATTATTTAAAAACTAAAAACATAGACCACTTATGGTTTAACGCACGTATTACTGCTTTAAACTTTTATAAAAATAACGGTTTTAAAACGATTGGAGAAGTTTTTGACATCCCCGAAGTTGGACCACATTACGTCATGCATAAATCATTAAAATGA
- a CDS encoding GNAT family N-acetyltransferase produces the protein MTKTIAMSFSFKLIEKDKINCIIPLMQKLTNNKNSDAVLKERFAEMVEQNYECAGVYDGDILIGISGMWFQTRHYAGKSMEVDHVYIEESYQGKGLGKQFFKWLYSYATSKGCNISELNTYVQNYPSHKFYYNEGYEIFGYHFYKTL, from the coding sequence TTGACGAAAACAATAGCAATGTCTTTCAGCTTTAAATTAATTGAAAAAGATAAAATTAACTGTATTATTCCTTTAATGCAGAAATTAACCAATAATAAAAACTCGGATGCTGTTTTAAAAGAGCGTTTTGCAGAAATGGTAGAGCAAAATTATGAGTGCGCTGGTGTTTATGACGGTGACATATTAATTGGGATTTCTGGCATGTGGTTTCAAACGAGACATTATGCCGGGAAAAGCATGGAGGTAGATCATGTTTATATTGAAGAGTCTTACCAAGGTAAAGGTTTAGGGAAACAGTTTTTTAAGTGGCTTTATAGCTACGCAACAAGTAAAGGTTGTAATATCTCTGAATTAAATACTTATGTTCAAAATTACCCTTCGCATAAGTTTTATTATAACGAAGGGTATGAAATTTTTGGTTATCACTTTTATAAAACGCTGTAA